Proteins from a genomic interval of Methanoplanus endosymbiosus:
- a CDS encoding chromosome assembly protein translates to MNIKELFKRNQFDKLKIPELQEEEFKLKSRINRLRKEIDKIEKEKKLKFSEGVGADLIKKKMIAQELKQLDMEAKLKVRNFMGMHKQYMFITNLIVIKKYQRELQKTQIWSKIQNISPEVFESSLIKVNLAGKGFDNVLDNLNQIFAMDIADSDSDLDDSEKEMFEIWNNVETGTLDLDEADHMFSIEKDIEKAMEESER, encoded by the coding sequence ATGAACATTAAAGAACTTTTTAAGAGAAATCAGTTTGACAAACTTAAAATTCCTGAATTGCAGGAGGAAGAGTTTAAGCTTAAAAGCCGCATAAACCGGCTTCGTAAGGAAATTGACAAAATTGAGAAGGAAAAGAAGTTAAAGTTTAGTGAGGGGGTGGGAGCGGATCTGATTAAGAAGAAGATGATTGCTCAGGAGCTTAAACAACTTGATATGGAGGCTAAATTAAAAGTCCGCAATTTTATGGGTATGCACAAGCAGTATATGTTTATTACCAATCTTATTGTCATAAAAAAATATCAGCGTGAACTGCAGAAAACTCAGATCTGGAGTAAAATCCAGAATATATCTCCTGAAGTCTTTGAAAGTTCACTAATTAAAGTAAATCTTGCAGGGAAAGGATTTGATAATGTTTTAGACAATCTTAATCAGATCTTTGCAATGGATATAGCTGATTCTGACAGTGACCTTGATGACTCAGAGAAGGAGATGTTTGAGATCTGGAATAATGTGGAAACCGGAACTCTGGACCTTGATGAAGCTGATCATATGTTCTCAATAGAAAAGGATATTGAGAAAGCTATGGAAGAAAGCGAGAGGTAA
- a CDS encoding ATP-binding protein, with product MGIDLSGVLSTELKKNVEEYKKARSKNDIGECRDNAHACAVLCYQIAEQQPAFRDKYIANAKKWENIATGKITPSSGSHNKNSSSGPVAVKGSEKNSGNSSEIDFDASSLIETSSVTWNDIGGLDEVKRLVKETVVIAGLKKPDAIKPWKGILLFGPPGTGKTMIAAAAAGSLHATFFNVKSDRVLSKYFGESSKLISSLYETAKVKAPSIIFIDEFDALGSARGEGTSEASRKVLSSLLIELDGLQNKKSDHLLLSMAATNTPWDLDTAVLSRFPRRIFVTLPDEISCRSIIQINTVGLDTSGLDLPGLGRRCVEKLYSGRDIQNLCQQAIWNMIHDKNPRMDELADLPFNELKNRVLNTRELINSDFEESFERIHSPLNNDDLKQYNTWNDEYGERSQC from the coding sequence ATGGGAATCGATCTGAGTGGGGTTTTATCAACAGAACTGAAGAAAAATGTAGAGGAATACAAAAAGGCACGCTCCAAAAACGATATCGGAGAGTGCCGCGATAATGCCCATGCATGTGCTGTTTTATGCTACCAGATTGCAGAGCAGCAGCCGGCTTTCAGGGATAAATATATTGCAAATGCAAAGAAATGGGAAAATATCGCCACCGGAAAAATCACCCCTTCTTCCGGAAGTCACAATAAAAATTCTTCTTCCGGGCCGGTAGCAGTAAAAGGTTCTGAAAAAAACTCAGGTAATTCTTCTGAGATTGATTTTGATGCCTCATCGCTTATAGAAACCTCAAGTGTAACCTGGAATGATATCGGAGGGCTTGATGAAGTAAAAAGACTTGTAAAAGAGACTGTTGTGATAGCCGGCCTGAAAAAACCTGATGCGATTAAACCCTGGAAGGGAATTCTTTTATTTGGGCCTCCGGGGACGGGAAAGACAATGATTGCCGCTGCCGCTGCCGGCAGCCTCCATGCTACTTTTTTTAATGTCAAATCAGACAGGGTTTTGTCGAAATATTTTGGCGAGTCATCCAAATTAATATCCTCCCTGTATGAGACAGCAAAAGTAAAAGCTCCATCTATTATTTTTATCGATGAATTCGATGCACTCGGTTCAGCAAGGGGAGAAGGGACAAGTGAGGCATCACGAAAGGTTCTCTCATCTCTGCTAATAGAACTTGACGGTCTTCAGAATAAAAAGAGCGACCACCTTCTTCTGAGTATGGCTGCAACAAATACACCCTGGGATCTGGATACGGCTGTACTTTCACGTTTCCCAAGAAGAATATTTGTTACACTTCCGGATGAGATATCCTGCCGCAGTATTATCCAGATAAATACAGTAGGCCTTGACACCTCAGGGCTTGACTTACCAGGACTTGGAAGAAGATGTGTTGAAAAACTTTATTCCGGAAGAGACATCCAGAACCTCTGCCAGCAGGCAATATGGAATATGATTCATGACAAAAATCCAAGGATGGATGAACTGGCTGATCTTCCGTTCAACGAGCTGAAAAACCGTGTTTTAAATACGAGAGAATTAATAAACAGTGATTTTGAGGAGAGTTTTGAGAGAATACATTCTCCACTGAATAACGATGATCTCAAACAATATAATACATGGAATGATGAATATGGAGAGAGAAGCCAGTGTTAA